The DNA region agacatGACACCGACTTCGGTAAGATTGTTAGACAGCTGGGGAGGTCATTCAAGTCATTTCACAAAGGACATAATCGTCACTAAAATATCTCCAACTAATAGTTTACATTAAAATCAAATCTCACCATTTTAGATCTCATCATAACCGTCTGTTTCTTCATCAAGGGCCCAGAAGTAATAGGAGGGAAAAGATTACAGCCGTTGATCTTTTCCCCCTCTTCAATATAAACTTCTTCATAGGCTTCACTTCTTCGCACCCACTCGCTTCACTCTCCAACTACTCTCTCGATCAATTTTCAGATTTCTTCAGTTGCCTTCCCGATTTTAAAGGTAAATTTTCTGTTTATTTATCGCAGATCTGTGATTTTTGAATTGCATTTAGTATAATTTTCATGATTCTTACTGTGATTAATGATTGTTTGTCTCATTTTGCTTGTCTACTTCTTAAAAATCATCCGCATTTGACTTTTTTTAGATCGATAGggttttattgttttttttggtTCATTCATTTATTTTGAGTTATTTATGCAATATGTTGTACTTCAATTGATAGATCGAGTGAACTTTCTATGTTTAATCACTGATTTTTGAATTGCATTTataatttttgataattttttctGTGATTAATGATTTTCTATCTCATTTTCCTTCTCCACTTTGTATAAATCTTCCGCATATGATAAATTTTCTAGATCGATAGAGATTTACTGTTGTTTTGTtcatttcattgattttgattcgTCAATATTTCGTACTTGAAATTTTAGATTGAATGAACTTTCTATGTTTTACTGATTTATAGATCTGAGAATTTATTGTTACCTCGCATGTAttagagttgcagtagtttcgcaTATATAATCTACTATGACTAGTCGATTTAATGAGATCTAAGGAAAATATGCTTTGCATAGATAGAATGTTAGTTTGGATCAACAGTTGTTAATGATATTAATGCTATTGAAATGCACAAATCGACTCAAATACTAAGCATTATCTAGTGAAATTAGGTAAATGTTGTGGTGATCAACTTTCTTCTCTTTAAAATTTCGTGAAAATATGACTTTAATACTTTGTATAGTGGATTTTGATATGTGTGTGGAAGTGAACTTATAACATCTTGGTTAATTTcagaaaaaatgagagaaatccTGCACATTCAAGGTGGACAATGTGGAAACCAGATCGGATCAAAGTTCTGGGAAGTTGTCTGTGATGAACATGGAATTGATCCTACTGGACGCTATGTTGGAACCTCAGATCTGCAGTTGGAACGTGTTAATGTGTATTACAATGAAGCGTCATGTGGGAGATTTGTTCCACGTGCAGTTCTCATGGATCTTGAGCCTGGCACGATGGACAGTGTGAGGACTGGTCCTTATGGCCAGATTTTTAGGCCTGATAACTTTGTTTTCGGTCAATCTGGTGCTGGAAACAATTGGGCCAAGGGACATTACACTGAGGGTGCTGAGcttattgattctgttctagaTGTTGTCAGGAAGGAGGCTGAGAATTGTGACTGTCTTCAAGGTAACAATCATGGATTTGAGTAGTTTTTCTTAGGATCCTTAGTATGCAATGTAATCGAGCTTAATTTGGGTAATATTCTGGTTACCTTTTTGCAGGATTCCAAGTGTGCCACTCACTTGGTGGAGGAACAGGTTCTGGAATGGGCACCTTGCTGATCTCAAAGATCAGGGAGGAATACCCTGATCGCATGATGCTCACATTCTCTGTGTTCCCATCACCAAAGGTTTCAGATACGGTGGTTGAGCCATATAACGCTACCCTTTCAGTGCATCAGCTTGTTGAAAATGCTGATGAGTGTATGGTGCTTGACAATGAAGCTTTATATGACATCTGTTTCAGGACTCTCAAGCTTACCACACCCAGCTGTGAGTATATGTTTTCCAAATTGACAACTTTACTTTTTGTCTCTGTGCTCCGATTATCTTTTTTCAATCATTATCAATGTATAGATTGACTCTCTAGCTTATGGGTTTTTTCAACCTTCTTAAACTGGTGAAATATGTGGCCTTCAAAGACAAGACCTGGTTTCAAGTGGCTTCACTAAATGTATTCTTTAGATGGACCGTTAGCTAATCTCTAGGTATTCCGAAGTTGGTGTTAAATGGTTCTACGAGTAATCAATGATTCATGTTGTAGTAGGACACACTTATTTGAGTGAAGACTATTGTAATTTCAAAGAACCCTAGATTTCCTTGACCCGTGGTCCTGGGGTGGGGGACAGATCATTTGTTATGGGTTATGGTCCCTGCTATTTGATTCATCAATCACCCTCTATAATAAGGTAGGTAAGCTGGTGATTTGGTCATTTTCCTATTGTCTATATATTGTTGTTTCAGTTACTTTTGATCTGTAACGAACAAGCCTAATCAGatacaaacatgaaatgtattTTCACCAACAAACATGTGTGTGCATCATTAAGTCAAAATTTTTAGCCTTGATTTATGCTGCATGGTTATGGTAATTGATAAATATATGAATTGGGATTTATCTTCTGTTGTAGTTTAGATCCTTTCCTGGCTCATAACTGTTCTTGTGCTGTTTGTTTTCAATTTATTGTAATGTTATGGTAGTCAATATAGTTTGCACAAGCTGGCCCGGACCAAGATTAACAAAAAGTTATGGATGGTAGTCAATATGGTTATGGAGCATTAATTAGCTCCCCTATCAGTTAGTCCCTATTATTACTTCAACCATCACACATAAAGTCATAGTGGAATACAATCAAAATTAAACTGCTCTAGCATTTGGATGTTCGCGtgtttcttttactttttccCAACCTTTCAGTGATTTTGTTGGTATTTGCTCATCTTGTCTTACACTTGCTAAATGTGCTTAACATTATGTTGCAGTTGGAGATTTGAACCACTTGATTTCTGCTACAATGAGTGGGGTTACTTGCTGCCTTAGGTTCCCGGGTCAATTGAACTCTGATCTTCGGAAGCTTGCTGTTAACCTGATCCCTTTCCCTCGTTTACACTTCTTCATGGTTGGGTTTGCTCCTCTCACTTCTCGTGGTTCACAGCAATACCGTGCATTAACAGTCCCGGAGCTGACTCAGCAAATGTGGGATGCCAAGAACATGATGTGTGCTGCTGATCCACGTCATGGTCGTTACCTCACTGCCTCAGCCATGTTCAGGGGTAAAATGAGCACTAAGGAAGTCGATGAGCAGATGATTAATGTTCAGAACAAGAACTCTTCTTACTTCGTTGAATGGATTCCAAACAATGTAAAATCCAGTGTCTGTGACATCCCACCCAGAGGTCTCTCAATGGCATCCACCTTCATTGGAAACTCAACTTCCATTCAGGAAATGTTTAGGAGGGTGAGCGAGCAGTTTACTGCTATGTTCAGGAGAAAGGCTTTCTTGCATTGGTACACAGGGGAAGGAATGGACGAAATGGAGTTCACAGAAGCTGAAAGCAACATGAACGACCTTGTGTCCGAGTATCAGCAATATCAGGATGCCACTGCTGATGACGAAGGTGAATACGAGGAGGAGGAAGAGTACGATCATGAAGGCAACTGAAGAAAGACAGATTATTATATGTGGTGTAATATGTTTCTGATCGCCCAGAGATATATAAGCAGTTTTTTTCTTGTATGTTGCATCTTTGCGTACACTTTGCTGTGAAGTCCAGCTAGTTTTGGGCTTACGTAGTTTATCAGGAGTGAATGCTGGAGAGTGAGGAGCGTGGGTTTCAAGTTGTAATACTGCTATCTGTTTCTGCTTAAATATTtgttatctttttctttttgtggttAATATTCTCCATTATGCCATTACAAGGTTCGTACCTTTCAGCCATACTTGTTGTGATTAGTTTATTTCTATCTTCCCGTTCATATTTGTTTTCGATCTAGAATTTCTCAAAATGTCAAGATTGTTTCGTTATTTGGTTGGCTTGTCAACCAAGTGGCttatgttatttattattttagtaCTGATAATTGGTATAAGTTGCATTATTGAGGGTCAGGTGCTCTCTGTCCCCTTGCCAGGTGAAGTGCTAACACGGTTTTGGTGCTTATTAACTGCATTGCGTGCTTCAACATGTGCTTGACGATAACATTCCATGTGCAGTCAGCTATATATATATTCGTCTCATGGTTTTGGTGCTTATTAACTGCATTGCGAGCTTCAACATGTGCTTGACGATAACATTCCATGTGCAGTCAGCTATATATATACGTCTCATGTAGAGCCATATTATGCTGTTCCTACCTTACTTTGTTCAAGTTGTTTGTCATTGTCATTGCTATTGTTATGTTTCATGTAGAGCCATATTGTGCTGTTCCCACCTTTTTGCACATTGGTTGTCATAGTCATAGCAAAACTTGTGGAACCCAACCATTTTGTCTCCTCACATTCAAATTATTTGTTTTGTGTTAGCATCGAAGTTAGCAGTCCGGACATCATTGTTATAAATATTTGTTTTGCGGAGGTGTAGGTTGGTGAGGTGAAGGCACTCTAGTTTAGGTATTTTATTTAGTTATCTCAAAGTAGCATGGTTTTGAAGTTAGTAATTGTAAACATGCTCAGCtatatttcttctctttgtcAATCATGCTTTTGGTTCAGACACCTGACCACTTAGTTATTATAAAATAGTAAGCATTTAAGTTTCATAATTCAGTTGTTTCACTACCTCGCTATGACTCTGTTagctttttatcatttttgaataATCAAACAAAATGTGCACCTGATTTTTTGTTAGATTCTGCGAGAGACAAAGAGTTAGGACTTAGGACAATATTCCTTCAGAGTGGGAAGATTCTATTTAGTTCTAAGTGAACCAAAAAGTAATTCCGGTGATTTTAGAATGCTATGAATTGCTCCAGTttggtaagaaaatagtttaagaccctcttagaagATTTTGCAAGTTATCCCCTTTTTTTGACTAATTCGAGCCAGCATATCAAATGGTGGAATCAACCATTTGCTTATAATcactactattactattattattattattattataataataaataatcatGTCATTAATTTTCCACATCAATATTGGTTATCACTGCATTTTTTGATAAT from Nicotiana tabacum cultivar K326 chromosome 24, ASM71507v2, whole genome shotgun sequence includes:
- the LOC107802579 gene encoding tubulin beta-1 chain isoform X1, with protein sequence MREILHIQGGQCGNQIGSKFWEVVCDEHGIDPTGRYVGTSDLQLERVNVYYNEASCGRFVPRAVLMDLEPGTMDSVRTGPYGQIFRPDNFVFGQSGAGNNWAKGHYTEGAELIDSVLDVVRKEAENCDCLQGFQVCHSLGGGTGSGMGTLLISKIREEYPDRMMLTFSVFPSPKVSDTVVEPYNATLSVHQLVENADECMVLDNEALYDICFRTLKLTTPSFGDLNHLISATMSGVTCCLRFPGQLNSDLRKLAVNLIPFPRLHFFMVGFAPLTSRGSQQYRALTVPELTQQMWDAKNMMCAADPRHGRYLTASAMFRGKMSTKEVDEQMINVQNKNSSYFVEWIPNNVKSSVCDIPPRGLSMASTFIGNSTSIQEMFRRVSEQFTAMFRRKAFLHWYTGEGMDEMEFTEAESNMNDLVSEYQQYQDATADDEGEYEEEEEYDHEGN
- the LOC107802579 gene encoding tubulin beta-1 chain (The RefSeq protein has 1 substitution compared to this genomic sequence), whose protein sequence is MREILHIQGGQCGNQIGSKFWEVVCDEHGIDPTGRYIGTSDLQLERVNVYYNEASCGRFVPRAVLMDLEPGTMDSVRTGPYGQIFRPDNFVFGQSGAGNNWAKGHYTEGAELIDSVLDVVRKEAENCDCLQGFQVCHSLGGGTGSGMGTLLISKIREEYPDRMMLTFSVFPSPKVSDTVVEPYNATLSVHQLVENADECMVLDNEALYDICFRTLKLTTPSFGDLNHLISATMSGVTCCLRFPGQLNSDLRKLAVNLIPFPRLHFFMVGFAPLTSRGSQQYRALTVPELTQQMWDAKNMMCAADPRHGRYLTASAMFRGKMSTKEVDEQMINVQNKNSSYFVEWIPNNVKSSVCDIPPRGLSMASTFIGNSTSIQEMFRRVSEQFTAMFRRKAFLHWYTGEGMDEMEFTEAESNMNDLVSEYQQYQDATADDEGEYEEEEEYDHEGN